The proteins below are encoded in one region of Tamandua tetradactyla isolate mTamTet1 chromosome 9, mTamTet1.pri, whole genome shotgun sequence:
- the LOC143645985 gene encoding olfactory receptor 5M5-like, with protein sequence MSRRNYTEVTEFILLGLTSHPELRVAFFVLFLVVYIVTVVGNLGMIVLIKIDSRLHTPMYFFLSSLSLLDLCFSTNVTPKMLENFLSEKKTISYAGCLVQCYIVIAVVLTEHCMLAVMAYDRYMAICNPLLYNSKMSKSVCIRLVIVPYVYGFLLSVMETLRTYNLSFCGANEINHFYCADPPLIKLACSDTYSKELSMYIVAGYSNVQSLLIILTSYMFILVAILRSHSAEGRKKAFSTCGSHLTVVTIFYGTLFCMHLRRPTEKSVEQGKMVAVFYTTVIPMLNPMIYGLRNKDVKEALRKVIGKQTCGK encoded by the coding sequence ATGTCCAGAAGAAACTATACTGAGGTGACAGAATTTATTCTCTTGGGTCTAACAAGCCATCCAGAGTTGCGAGTTGCATTCTTTGTGCTATTCCTTGTAGTTTACATTGTCACTGTGGTGGGAAACCTGGGCATgattgttttaatcaaaattgatTCTCgacttcacacccccatgtacttttttCTCTCAAGTCTGTCTCttttggatctgtgtttctccaCAAATGTCACTCCCAAAATGCTAGAAAATTTCCTATCTGAGAAGAAGACCATCTCATATGCAGGGTGCTTGGTGCAGTGCTATATTGTCATTGCCGTGGTCCTCACAGAGCACTGCATGTTGGCTGTCATGGCTTATGACCGCTACATGGCCATCTGTAACCCCCTGCTCTACAACAGCAAGATGTCCAAGAGCGTCTGCATCCGCTTGGTCATTGTTCCTTATGTCTATGGCTTCCTCCTCAGTGTGATGGAAACTCTAAggacctacaacctctccttctGTGGTGCTAATGAGATCAACCATTTCTACTGTGCTGATCCTCCTCTCATCAAACTGGCATGCTCTGACACCTATAGCAAAGAGTTGTCCATGTACATAGTGGCTGGCTACAGCAATGTCCAGTCACTCCTGATCATTCTCACATCCTACATGTTCATCCTGGTTGCCATCCTCAGAAGCCATTCAgcagaggggagaaaaaaagcTTTTTCCACCTGTGGCTCCCACCTGACAGTGGTCACAATTTTCTATGGGACCCTCTTCTGCATGCATCTGAGACGTCCAACAGAAAAGTCAGTAGAGCAGGGAAAAATGGTAGCTGTATTTTATACCACAGTGATTCCCATGCTGAACCCAATGATCTATGGGCTCAGGAACAAAGATGTGAAAGAGGCATTAAGAAAAGTGATAGGGAAACAAAcatgtggaaaataa